GCCCAAGGCGCCAAGTCCCTGCCCACCGTGCTGATCGCCGGTGACGACGCCGACGCCAAGGAAACCGTGCGCCAACTCGCGACCGACATGGGTTTCTCGGCCGTGATCGCCGGTCCGCTCAGCACCGCCCGCTACCTCGAGCCGCTCGGCGGCCTGCAAATCCGCCTCGCCTACGCCGAAGGCCACGGCGCGGAAGTCGGCTTCACCTTCGGTCCCGTGGCGTAAGCCGCTCCCGCCATGCTCTCCTCCCTCCTCCTTCTCGCCGCGCTGGCGGTGTTCGTGTCGCTCGACGCCCACGACACCCCGCAGGCCTGAACGATTCTTCCCCCACTCTCTCTCAATCTAAACCAAACCTACAAAAAACCATACCATCATGCGTAAGCTCCTCATCTCCCTCCTCGCCGTTGCCGGCTCCTTCATCTCCGTCGCTCGTGCGGCCGACACCTACAATGTCGACCCGGCTCACACCAGCCTCACCTTCTCGGTCCGCCACCTCGGCCTGACCAACGTCAAGGGCCACTTCAACGAGTTCACCGGCTCCCTCACCTTCGATGGTGAAAAGCTGCAAAGCGCCCAAGCCACCATCCAGGTCGCCAGCATCGACACCGGTGTCGAACAGCGTAACGCCCACCTGCGCACCGCCGACTTCTTCGACGCCGAGACCTACCCGGAAATCACCTTCGTGACCAAGCGCATCGAAAAGGACGGCGACAAAACCATCCTCGTCGCCGACTTCACCATGCGTGGCGTGACCAAGGAACTCCGTCTCCCCGCCAACTTCTACGGTCCGGCCACCGATCCCTGGGGCAACACCCGCATCGGCCTCACCGCCATCGCCAAGATCAACCGCCTCGACTACAACATTAACTACAACCCGCTGCTCGAGACCGGCGTGGCCGTCGTCGGCGAAGAGATCTCCCTCGAGATCAACGCCGAAGCCGTGAAGGCCTCCGCGGAATAAGACGCATCTCCGTCAGCTTCCTCTTCCAACGCCTCGGACGATTTCGTCCGGGGCGTTTCTTTTTGCCCCGTCTTCACCCCGTCACGCCGTTTGCCTTTTGCGGCGAGCCGCACTGGTTGCGGCATGGTTAAACTTTCCATTCTCGATCTGGTGCGCGTGCGCGCAGGCGGTGACGCCCGGCAGGCGCTGGATCAGGCCCGCGACCTCGCCCACCACGCCGAAGCGTGGGGCTACGAACGCTTCTGGGTCGCCGAGCACCACAATTTCCCCGGCATCGCCAGCGCCGCCACTTCGGTCGTGCTCGCCCACATCGCCGCCGGATCGCAACGCATTCGCATCGGCGCCGGCGGCATCATGCTGCCGAACCACGCCCCCCTCGTCATCGCCGAACAATTTGGCACCCTCGCCCACCTCTATCCGGGCCGCATCGAACTCGGTCTCGGCCGCGCCCCCGGCACCGATCAAGGCACCTTGCGCGCCCTGCGCCGCCGCATGGGCGCCGTCGAGTCGTTTCCCCAGGACATTCAGGAACTCCAGCACTACTTCGCCACCCCGGAACCCGGCCAATCCGTG
This portion of the Actomonas aquatica genome encodes:
- a CDS encoding YceI family protein — protein: MRKLLISLLAVAGSFISVARAADTYNVDPAHTSLTFSVRHLGLTNVKGHFNEFTGSLTFDGEKLQSAQATIQVASIDTGVEQRNAHLRTADFFDAETYPEITFVTKRIEKDGDKTILVADFTMRGVTKELRLPANFYGPATDPWGNTRIGLTAIAKINRLDYNINYNPLLETGVAVVGEEISLEINAEAVKASAE